From one Coffea eugenioides isolate CCC68of chromosome 11, Ceug_1.0, whole genome shotgun sequence genomic stretch:
- the LOC113753836 gene encoding tetraketide alpha-pyrone reductase 2-like, translated as MPEYCVTGGTGFIAAYLIKSLLEKGYTVRTTVRDPENVEKVAYLWELNGAKERLKVLKADLLVEGSFDEGIEGVDGVFHTASPVLVPYDENVKANLIDPCIKGTLNVLSSCKKARSCRRVVLTSSCSAIRYRDDAQQISPLNESHWSDTEYCKRYNLWYAYAKTIAEQEAWKFAEESGIDLVVVSPSFVVGPLLAPQPTSTLQMILAIVKGLIKEYPNTTVGFVHIDDVIAAHILAMEEGKASGRLVCSSSVAHWSEIIETLRNKYPAYNYINRCSNTKGDDNPHSMDSNKIIQLGLPPLKSLDQMFEDCIRSFQEKGFL; from the exons ATGCCAGAATACTGTGTGACAGGGGGCACAGGGTTCATAGCTGCTTATCTTATAAAGTCTCTCTTGGAGAAGGGTTATACTGTGAGGACCACTGTAAGAGATCCAG AAAATGTGGAGAAGGTAGCATACCTTTGGGAGCTAAATGGAGCTAAGGAGAGGCTCAAGGTTCTCAAAGCTGACTTGCTCGTGGAAGGAAGCTTTGACGAGGGAATTGAGGGGGTTGATGGAGTCTTCCACACAGCGTCTCCAGTGCTTGTGCCATATGATGAAAATGTTAAG GCAAATTTAATTGATCCATGTATAAAGGGCACCTTGAATGTGTTAAGCTCTTGCAAGAAAGCAAGGAGCTGTAGAAGGGTGGTCCTAACATCTTCGTGTTCTGCAATAAGATATCGAGATGATGCTCAGCAAATTTCTCCACTTAATGAATCTCACTGGAGCGATACAGAATACTGCAAACGCTACAAT CTGTGGTATGCCTATGCAAAGACTATAGCAGAGCAAGAGGCTTGGAAGTTTGCAGAAGAAAGTGGAATTGATCTAGTGGTGGTCAGCCCCTCTTTCGTAGTAGGTCCTTTGCTCGCACCCCAACCAACCAGTACGCTGCAAATGATATTGGCCATTGTAAAAG GTCTGATTAAAGAATACCCGAATACAACAGTAGGGTTTGTGCATATAGATGATGTCATTGCAGCACATATATTAGCAATGGAGGAAGGCAAAGCATCAGGCAGACTGGTATGTTCAAGCTCAGTAGCTCACTGGTCCGAGATCATTGAGACGCTAAGGAACAAGTATCCAGCCTACAACTACATAAACAG GTGTAGCAACACAAAAGGAGATGATAATCCACACAGCATGGACAGCAATAAAATCATACAGCTTGGGCTCCCACCGCTGAAATCCCTTGATCAAATGTTTGAGGACTGCATcagaagcttccaagagaagggcTTCCTCTAA